From the genome of Pseudomonas sp. AB6, one region includes:
- a CDS encoding putative RNA methyltransferase: protein MLTCPICSAALSGVDNGVVCPVGHRFDRARQGYLNLLPVQHKNSRDPGDNQAMVEARRDFLNAGHYTPVAKRLAELAAEQVPARWLDIGCGEGYYTAQIATALPEADGYALDISREAVKRACRRDPSLTWLIASMARVPLPDDSCQLLISVFSPLDWNEAKRLLTPGGGLIRVGPTSGHLMELRERLYDEVRNYADDKHLALIPEGMQLHHSETLEFKLTLVDGQSRANLLAMTPHGWRASAERRANVIDQPEPFEVTVSMRYDYFVLEPLAHLQAPNTTP, encoded by the coding sequence ATGCTCACCTGCCCGATTTGCTCAGCCGCCCTTAGCGGCGTCGATAACGGCGTCGTTTGCCCCGTTGGCCACCGCTTCGACCGCGCGCGTCAGGGTTATCTGAACCTGCTGCCGGTGCAGCACAAAAACAGTCGTGACCCTGGCGATAACCAAGCCATGGTCGAAGCCCGTCGCGACTTTCTCAACGCTGGGCATTACACACCGGTAGCCAAGCGTTTGGCCGAACTGGCAGCGGAGCAGGTTCCAGCGCGTTGGCTGGACATCGGCTGCGGCGAAGGCTATTACACCGCGCAAATCGCCACGGCGCTGCCCGAGGCCGACGGTTACGCACTGGACATTTCCCGTGAAGCGGTCAAGCGTGCATGCCGCCGCGATCCCTCACTGACGTGGTTGATCGCCAGCATGGCGCGAGTGCCACTGCCGGATGACAGCTGCCAGTTGCTGATCAGCGTGTTCAGCCCTTTGGACTGGAATGAAGCCAAGCGCCTCCTGACACCGGGCGGCGGGCTGATACGGGTTGGCCCAACCAGCGGACATCTGATGGAGCTGCGCGAGCGTCTATACGACGAAGTACGCAATTACGCCGATGACAAGCATTTGGCCCTGATCCCGGAAGGCATGCAGTTGCACCACAGCGAAACACTGGAATTCAAGCTGACGCTGGTTGACGGTCAGTCACGCGCCAACCTGCTGGCGATGACGCCTCATGGCTGGCGAGCCAGTGCCGAACGCCGGGCCAATGTGATTGATCAACCAGAGCCGTTCGAAGTGACGGTCTCCATGCGCTACGATTATTTCGTGCTTGAGCCCTTAGCTCATCTACAAGCACCGAACACGACACCCTGA
- the dapE gene encoding succinyl-diaminopimelate desuccinylase — translation MTAPAELSPTLQLACDLIRRPSVTPIDADCQTVMMQRLGNAGFALEPMRIEDVDNFWATHGHQDGPVLCFAGHTDVVPTGPVKAWQNDPFNALIDEHGMLCGRGAADMKGSLASMLVATERFVGEYPNHKGKVAFLITSDEEGPAHHGTKAVIERLVARKERMDWCIVGEPSSTTLVGDVVKNGRRGSLGATLTVRGVQGHVAYPHLAKNPIHLVAPALADLVAEHWDNGNAFFPPTSFQISNLNAGTGATNVIPGDLVAVFNFRFSTESTVEGLQQRVAVLLDKHGLDYHVEWALSGLPFLTEPGDLLDAVSASIKAVTGRETKASTSGGTSDGRFIATMGTQVVELGPVNATIHQVNERVLAADLDVLTEIYFQTLVKLLA, via the coding sequence ATGACGGCCCCAGCCGAACTTTCGCCCACCCTTCAACTCGCTTGCGACTTGATCCGTCGTCCATCGGTGACCCCGATCGACGCGGACTGCCAGACCGTGATGATGCAGCGCCTGGGCAATGCCGGCTTCGCGCTGGAACCCATGCGTATCGAAGATGTGGATAATTTTTGGGCCACCCACGGCCATCAGGACGGCCCGGTATTGTGCTTCGCTGGGCACACCGACGTGGTGCCGACCGGCCCGGTTAAAGCGTGGCAAAACGATCCGTTCAATGCCTTGATCGACGAACACGGCATGCTCTGTGGACGTGGCGCAGCTGATATGAAAGGCAGCCTTGCATCAATGCTGGTGGCAACAGAACGCTTTGTCGGCGAATACCCGAACCATAAAGGCAAGGTTGCCTTCCTGATCACCAGCGACGAGGAAGGCCCAGCGCATCACGGCACTAAGGCAGTGATCGAGCGCCTGGTGGCGCGCAAAGAACGCATGGACTGGTGCATCGTCGGCGAACCGTCGAGTACCACCTTGGTCGGCGATGTCGTGAAAAACGGCCGACGCGGTTCGTTGGGCGCCACGCTGACAGTACGCGGGGTACAGGGCCATGTTGCCTACCCGCATTTGGCAAAGAACCCGATTCATCTGGTGGCTCCGGCTTTGGCCGATCTGGTGGCTGAGCACTGGGACAACGGCAATGCATTCTTTCCGCCGACCAGTTTTCAAATTTCTAACCTGAACGCCGGCACCGGCGCGACCAACGTCATTCCTGGCGATCTGGTTGCAGTGTTCAACTTCCGCTTCTCTACCGAATCCACCGTCGAAGGCTTGCAGCAACGGGTTGCGGTCCTGCTCGACAAGCACGGTCTGGACTATCACGTGGAATGGGCGCTGTCCGGCCTGCCGTTTCTCACCGAACCGGGCGATCTGTTGGATGCGGTCTCGGCCAGCATCAAGGCCGTCACCGGTCGCGAGACCAAAGCCTCCACCAGCGGCGGCACCTCCGATGGACGGTTTATAGCGACGATGGGGACTCAGGTGGTCGAACTGGGGCCGGTCAACGCCACGATCCATCAGGTCAATGAGCGCGTACTGGCCGCCGACCTCGACGTGTTGACCGAGATCTACTTTCAAACGCTGGTCAAATTACTCGCATGA
- a CDS encoding glycosyltransferase, with protein MSSRKFGLNLVVVVAIAALFTGFWALINRPVTTPDWPEQISGFSYSPFRPGQSPQEGIYPSDDEMRQDLELISKQTDSIRTYSVDGSLEDIPKLAEEFGLRVTLGIWISPDEQRNEREITRAIELANTSRSVVRVVVGNEALFRREITVKQLSVLLDRVRAAVKVPVTTSEQWHIWEKYPELGKHVDLIAAHILPYWEFIPVDKAGQFVLDRARELKKMFPKKPLLLSEVGWPSNGRMRGGSDATPADQAIYLRTLVNKLNRQGYNYFVIEAFDQPWKASDEGSVGAYWGVYNADRQQKFNFTGPVVAIPQWRVLAIGSGVLALLSLALLLIDGSALRQRGRTFLTFTAFLCGSVLVWIGYDYSQQYSTWFSLTVGFLLALGALGVFIVLMAEAHELAEAVWTHKRRREFLPVETDNAYRPKVSVHVPCYNEPPEMVKQTLNALAALDYPDFEVLLIDNNTKDPAVWEPVKAHCELLGPRFKFFHVAPLAGFKGGALNYLIPHTAPDAEVIAVIDSDYCVDRNWLKHMVPHFADPKIAVVQSPQDYRDQNESAFKKLCYSEYKGFFHIGMITRNDRDAIIQHGTMTMTRRSVLEELGWADWCICEDAELGLRVFEKGLSAAYAHNSYGKGLMPDTFIDFKKQRFRWAYGAIQIIKRHTSSLLRGKDTQLTRGQRYHFLAGWLPWVADGMNIFFTFGALLWSGAMIIVPQRVDPPLLIFAIPPLALFVFKVGKIIFLYRRAVGVNLKDAFAAALAGLALSHTIAKAVLYGFFTTSIPFFRTPKNVDSHGLWVAISEAREELFIMLLLWGAALGICLVQGLPSADMRFWVTMLLVQSLPYLAALIMAFLSSLPKPTQVVEPTSA; from the coding sequence ATGTCATCGCGTAAATTTGGACTCAACTTGGTGGTTGTCGTTGCAATTGCCGCGCTGTTCACCGGTTTCTGGGCGCTAATCAACCGCCCGGTCACTACTCCTGACTGGCCTGAGCAAATTTCAGGCTTCTCTTACTCTCCGTTCCGACCGGGGCAAAGCCCACAGGAAGGCATCTACCCGTCCGACGATGAAATGCGTCAAGACCTGGAGTTGATAAGCAAGCAGACTGACAGTATCCGCACCTATTCGGTGGACGGTTCCCTTGAGGATATTCCTAAGCTGGCGGAAGAATTTGGCCTACGCGTAACCTTGGGCATCTGGATCAGCCCCGACGAGCAGCGTAACGAGCGCGAAATTACCCGGGCCATCGAACTGGCGAACACGTCGCGCAGTGTAGTTCGCGTGGTGGTGGGTAACGAAGCCCTGTTCCGCCGTGAAATCACCGTCAAGCAACTCAGCGTGCTGCTGGACAGGGTTCGTGCGGCGGTTAAGGTGCCGGTAACGACGTCGGAGCAATGGCACATTTGGGAGAAATACCCGGAGCTGGGCAAACACGTTGACTTGATCGCCGCGCACATTCTGCCCTACTGGGAATTCATCCCGGTGGACAAGGCGGGTCAGTTCGTCCTCGACCGCGCTCGTGAACTGAAAAAGATGTTCCCGAAAAAACCGCTGTTACTTTCTGAGGTTGGCTGGCCGAGTAACGGCCGTATGCGCGGCGGTTCCGACGCGACCCCAGCAGATCAAGCGATTTATCTGCGTACGCTGGTCAACAAGCTGAACCGTCAAGGCTACAACTACTTTGTGATCGAAGCGTTCGATCAGCCGTGGAAAGCCAGTGATGAAGGTTCGGTGGGCGCGTATTGGGGCGTGTACAACGCCGACCGCCAACAGAAATTCAACTTCACCGGACCCGTTGTCGCAATCCCTCAGTGGCGAGTTCTAGCCATCGGATCGGGGGTATTGGCATTATTGTCGCTAGCGCTATTGCTGATCGACGGTTCGGCGTTGCGCCAACGCGGTCGAACCTTCCTGACCTTCACCGCGTTCCTCTGTGGATCAGTGTTGGTGTGGATCGGTTACGACTACAGCCAGCAATACAGCACCTGGTTTAGCCTGACGGTTGGCTTCTTGCTGGCGCTCGGCGCACTGGGCGTGTTCATCGTATTGATGGCCGAAGCGCATGAACTGGCCGAAGCCGTCTGGACCCATAAGCGTCGCCGTGAATTCTTGCCGGTGGAAACCGACAACGCGTACCGACCCAAAGTCTCGGTCCACGTGCCCTGCTACAACGAGCCGCCAGAGATGGTCAAACAGACCCTTAACGCCTTGGCGGCCCTCGATTACCCGGACTTCGAAGTCCTTCTCATCGATAACAACACCAAAGATCCTGCGGTCTGGGAGCCGGTCAAGGCGCATTGCGAACTGCTCGGTCCACGCTTTAAGTTTTTCCACGTTGCCCCGCTGGCTGGCTTCAAAGGCGGCGCGCTGAATTACCTGATTCCACACACCGCGCCGGATGCTGAAGTCATTGCCGTGATCGACTCCGATTATTGTGTCGATCGTAACTGGCTCAAGCACATGGTGCCCCACTTCGCCGATCCGAAAATCGCCGTGGTGCAGTCGCCGCAGGACTACCGCGACCAGAACGAAAGCGCCTTCAAGAAGCTTTGCTACTCGGAATACAAAGGCTTCTTTCATATCGGCATGATCACCCGTAACGACCGCGATGCGATCATCCAGCACGGCACCATGACCATGACCCGCCGATCGGTGCTTGAGGAACTGGGCTGGGCTGATTGGTGCATCTGTGAAGACGCCGAACTGGGTCTGCGGGTGTTCGAAAAAGGCCTGTCTGCGGCCTACGCCCATAACAGCTATGGCAAGGGCCTGATGCCGGACACGTTTATCGACTTCAAGAAACAACGTTTCCGTTGGGCCTATGGCGCAATTCAAATCATCAAGCGCCACACGTCGAGCCTGCTGCGCGGCAAAGACACGCAACTGACCCGCGGTCAGCGTTATCACTTCCTTGCGGGCTGGTTGCCGTGGGTGGCAGACGGCATGAATATTTTCTTCACCTTCGGTGCCTTGCTGTGGTCTGGAGCGATGATAATCGTGCCGCAACGGGTCGATCCACCGCTGCTGATCTTCGCGATTCCGCCACTGGCACTGTTCGTGTTCAAGGTCGGCAAGATCATTTTCCTTTACCGCCGCGCGGTGGGCGTCAACCTTAAGGATGCATTTGCCGCAGCCCTGGCAGGCCTTGCCTTGTCGCATACCATCGCCAAAGCGGTCTTGTATGGGTTCTTCACCACCAGCATTCCATTCTTCCGCACACCGAAGAACGTCGACAGCCACGGCCTCTGGGTAGCGATTTCCGAAGCACGGGAAGAATTGTTCATCATGCTGCTGTTGTGGGGCGCCGCGCTGGGTATCTGCTTGGTCCAAGGCCTGCCAAGCGCCGATATGCGTTTTTGGGTGACCATGCTGTTGGTGCAATCGCTGCCGTATCTGGCCGCATTGATCATGGCCTTCCTTTCATCCCTGCCTAAACCGACACAGGTGGTAGAGCCTACGTCGGCCTGA